In Amycolatopsis sp. EV170708-02-1, the following are encoded in one genomic region:
- a CDS encoding R3H domain-containing nucleic acid-binding protein, producing the protein MAETIDTIDAEENSAAEVEGAAEETARKGGVDDDVLVKEGDIAGDYLERLLDLLDYDGDIDLDVEAGRAIVSIDGGEDLEKLVGPRGTVLEALQELTRLAVQQETGSRSRLMLDIAGWRADRREELRELGRSTAETVVSSGERVRLQPMSPFERKVVHDAVAAVDGVKSESEGEDPKRRVVIFPA; encoded by the coding sequence ATGGCGGAGACGATCGACACGATCGACGCCGAGGAGAACAGCGCGGCCGAGGTTGAGGGCGCCGCTGAAGAGACCGCTCGCAAGGGAGGTGTCGACGACGACGTCCTCGTGAAGGAGGGCGACATCGCCGGTGACTACCTCGAGCGGCTGCTCGACCTTTTGGACTACGACGGCGACATCGACCTCGATGTCGAAGCGGGCCGCGCGATCGTCAGCATCGACGGCGGCGAGGACCTCGAGAAGCTCGTCGGTCCCCGCGGCACCGTGCTGGAGGCGCTGCAGGAGCTGACGCGGCTGGCGGTGCAGCAGGAGACCGGTTCGCGAAGCAGGCTGATGTTGGACATCGCGGGCTGGCGCGCCGACCGTCGCGAGGAGCTCCGCGAGCTCGGCCGCTCGACCGCCGAGACGGTCGTCTCGTCCGGCGAGCGTGTCCGGCTGCAGCCGATGAGCCCGTTCGAGCGGAAGGTCGTGCACGACGCGGTCGCCGCCGTCGATGGGGTCAAGAGCGAGAGCGAAGGAGAGGACCCGAAGCGCCGGGTCGTCATCTTCCCCGCCTGA
- the gyrB gene encoding DNA topoisomerase (ATP-hydrolyzing) subunit B, whose product MTENKSEYNASSITVLEGLEAVRKRPGMYIGSTGERGLHHLVQEVVDNSVDEAMAGYATKVEVTLLADGGVRVVDDGRGIPVDMHPKEQKPTLEVVLTVLHAGGKFDSDSYAVSGGLHGVGVSVVNALSTRLTAEVKYGGRSWRQEYTDQIPGELQDLGPATETGTTITFWADGDIFETTTYNFETISRRLQEMAFLNKGLTLSLRDERVADEETEADASGQAARVKEKTYCYPGGLEDFVKHINGSKDPIHASVISFEAKGTGLEVEVAMQWNNGFTPSVYTFANTINTHEGGTHEEGFRAALTRVVNAYAREKKLLKEKDANLSGDDVREGLAAIVSIKLSEPQFEGQTKTKLGNSEAKTFVQQTSNEWLADWFERNPTEAKTIINKSISSAQARMAARKARDLVRRKGALEIGGLPGKLKDCRSTNPSECELYIVEGDSAGGSAKEGRDSMYQAILPIRGKIINVEKARIDRVLKNTEVQSLITALGTGIHEEFDIEKLRYHKIVLMADADVDGQHITTLLLTFLFRFMPPLIEHGHVFLSRPPLYKIKWPRQDPEYAYSDRERDAVIQAGVEAGRKLPKDDAIQRYKGLGEMNAEELWETTMDPANRLLGQVTLDDAAQADDLFSVLMGEDVEARRSFITRNAKDVRFLDV is encoded by the coding sequence GTGACCGAGAACAAGAGCGAGTACAACGCGTCGTCGATCACGGTGCTCGAAGGGCTCGAAGCCGTCCGCAAGCGTCCCGGTATGTACATCGGTTCCACCGGTGAACGCGGCCTCCACCACCTCGTCCAAGAGGTGGTCGACAACTCCGTCGACGAGGCGATGGCGGGCTACGCCACCAAGGTCGAGGTTACCTTGCTGGCCGACGGCGGGGTGCGCGTCGTCGACGACGGCCGCGGCATCCCGGTCGACATGCACCCCAAGGAGCAGAAGCCGACCCTGGAGGTCGTGCTCACCGTGCTCCACGCGGGCGGCAAGTTCGACAGCGACTCCTACGCGGTCTCCGGCGGTCTGCACGGCGTCGGTGTCTCCGTGGTGAACGCGCTCTCGACGAGGCTCACCGCCGAGGTCAAGTACGGCGGCCGCAGCTGGCGCCAGGAGTACACCGACCAGATCCCCGGCGAGCTGCAGGACCTCGGCCCGGCGACCGAGACCGGCACCACGATCACCTTCTGGGCCGACGGCGACATCTTCGAGACGACGACGTACAACTTCGAGACGATCTCCCGGCGTCTCCAGGAGATGGCCTTCCTCAACAAGGGCCTGACCCTTTCGCTGCGCGACGAGCGCGTCGCCGACGAAGAGACCGAAGCGGACGCTTCCGGCCAGGCGGCGAGGGTCAAGGAGAAGACCTACTGCTACCCGGGCGGTCTCGAAGACTTCGTCAAGCACATCAACGGCAGCAAGGACCCGATCCACGCGTCCGTGATCTCCTTCGAGGCCAAGGGCACCGGCCTCGAGGTCGAGGTCGCCATGCAGTGGAACAACGGCTTCACGCCGTCGGTGTACACCTTCGCCAACACGATCAACACGCACGAGGGTGGCACGCACGAAGAGGGCTTCCGTGCCGCGCTCACCCGCGTCGTCAACGCGTACGCGCGCGAGAAGAAGCTGCTCAAGGAGAAGGACGCCAACCTCTCCGGTGACGACGTGCGCGAGGGTCTCGCCGCGATCGTCTCGATCAAGCTCTCCGAGCCGCAGTTCGAAGGCCAGACCAAGACCAAGCTGGGCAACAGCGAGGCCAAGACGTTCGTGCAGCAGACCTCGAACGAATGGCTGGCCGACTGGTTCGAGCGCAACCCCACCGAGGCGAAGACGATCATCAACAAGTCGATCTCCTCGGCGCAGGCGCGGATGGCCGCCCGCAAGGCGCGCGACCTGGTCCGCCGCAAGGGCGCGCTGGAGATCGGCGGGCTGCCCGGCAAGCTCAAGGACTGCCGCTCGACCAATCCGTCGGAATGCGAGCTCTACATCGTCGAGGGTGACTCGGCCGGCGGTTCGGCCAAGGAAGGCCGCGACTCGATGTACCAGGCGATCCTGCCGATCCGGGGCAAGATCATCAACGTCGAGAAGGCCCGTATCGACCGCGTCCTCAAGAACACCGAGGTCCAGTCGCTGATCACCGCGCTCGGCACCGGTATCCACGAAGAGTTCGACATCGAGAAGCTGCGCTACCACAAGATCGTGCTGATGGCCGACGCCGACGTCGACGGCCAGCACATCACCACGCTGCTGCTCACCTTCCTGTTCCGGTTCATGCCCCCGCTGATCGAGCACGGGCACGTGTTCCTCTCGCGCCCGCCGCTGTACAAGATCAAGTGGCCGCGGCAGGACCCGGAATACGCGTACTCCGACAGGGAACGCGACGCCGTCATCCAGGCGGGTGTCGAGGCCGGCCGGAAGCTGCCGAAGGACGACGCGATCCAGCGCTACAAGGGTCTCGGCGAGATGAACGCCGAAGAGCTGTGGGAGACCACGATGGACCCGGCGAACCGGCTGCTCGGCCAGGTCACCCTGGACGACGCCGCGCAGGCCGACGACCTGTTCTCCGTCCTGATGGGCGAGGACGTCGAAGCCCGCCGCTCCTTCATCACGCGTAACGCCAAGGATGTGCGCTTCCTCGACGTCTAG
- the gnd gene encoding phosphogluconate dehydrogenase (NAD(+)-dependent, decarboxylating) — MAQLGLIGLGKMGFNMRERLRAAGHEVVGYDRNPDVTDSTSLEDMVSKLDGPRIVWIMVPAGEPTRQTVAELGNLLSEGDLVIDGGNSKYTDDRINADLLATKKIGYLDCGVSGGVWGKDNGYGLMVGGAASDVEKAMPIFDALRPEGPRDEGFSHAGAVGSGHYAKMIHNGIEYGMMQAFAEGFELLEAAKVVENVPAVIKGWQRGTVVRSWLLDLLVRALDEDPELDDLEGYVEDSGEGRWTLEEAINNAVPAPVISAALFARFASRQEDSAAMRAVAALRNQFGGHSVKKAGD, encoded by the coding sequence ATGGCTCAGCTGGGACTCATCGGCCTCGGCAAAATGGGGTTCAACATGCGTGAGCGGCTGCGCGCGGCCGGTCACGAGGTGGTCGGCTACGACCGCAACCCCGACGTCACCGACTCCACCTCACTCGAGGACATGGTGTCCAAACTGGACGGTCCCCGGATCGTCTGGATCATGGTGCCCGCCGGCGAACCGACCCGGCAGACCGTCGCGGAGCTCGGCAACCTGCTGTCCGAGGGCGACCTCGTGATCGACGGCGGCAACTCGAAGTACACCGACGACCGGATCAACGCGGATCTGCTCGCGACGAAGAAGATCGGTTACCTCGACTGCGGGGTTTCCGGTGGCGTGTGGGGCAAGGACAACGGCTACGGCCTGATGGTCGGCGGCGCGGCTTCGGACGTCGAGAAGGCCATGCCGATCTTCGACGCGCTTCGTCCCGAGGGGCCGCGTGACGAGGGCTTCTCGCACGCCGGCGCCGTCGGCTCCGGTCACTACGCGAAGATGATCCACAACGGCATCGAGTACGGCATGATGCAGGCCTTCGCCGAAGGTTTCGAGCTGCTCGAAGCCGCGAAGGTCGTCGAGAACGTGCCCGCGGTGATCAAGGGCTGGCAGCGGGGGACCGTCGTCCGCTCGTGGCTGCTCGACCTGCTGGTCCGCGCGCTCGACGAGGACCCGGAGCTGGACGACCTCGAGGGCTACGTCGAGGATTCCGGCGAAGGCCGGTGGACGCTCGAAGAGGCGATCAACAACGCGGTCCCGGCGCCGGTCATCTCGGCCGCGCTGTTCGCGCGGTTCGCCTCGCGCCAGGAGGACTCGGCCGCCATGCGGGCCGTCGCCGCGTTGCGCAACCAGTTCGGCGGGCACTCGGTCAAAAAGGCCGGCGACTAG
- the dnaA gene encoding chromosomal replication initiator protein DnaA — translation MSDHQHNLGVIWEQVVRELSDGTLSPQQRAWMRVTRPIGLLDGTALLAAPSDFAKEAIERALRGAITEALSRRLGRAVSLAVKVDSTEPHTSMPPPSPGPRYEPTSPSRVENGSGPVPGTPPLPEGDGMLSPTRPRPEPPKPRPPRQQPVDNSLNDGDDSDEEVDEEGEALAAVTEIWPTFSGQPIAGQPYTAPAQPQTSKTKLNEKYTFDTFVIGASNRFAHAAAVAVAEAPARAYNPLFIWGESGLGKTHLLHAVGHYAQRLFPGMRVRYVSTEEFTNDFINSLRDDRKVAFQRRYRDIDILLVDDIQFLEGKEGTQEEFFHTFNTLHNANKQIVVSSDRPPKRLETLEDRLRTRFEWGLITDIQPPELETRIAILRKKAAQDRLAVPGEVLEFIASRVEANIRELEGALIRVTAFASLNQQPVDVALAEIVLRDLIPDSHAPEITAPTIMGVTSEFFDVTLDDLCGPGKTKALATARQIAMYLCRELTDMSLPKIGQTFGGRDHTTVMHADKKIRKEMAERRRIYDQVQELTSRIKQRARQ, via the coding sequence GTGTCCGATCACCAGCACAATCTTGGCGTCATCTGGGAGCAGGTCGTGCGCGAGCTGTCCGATGGCACCCTCTCCCCGCAGCAGCGCGCCTGGATGCGGGTGACCCGGCCGATCGGCCTGCTCGACGGCACCGCGCTGCTCGCCGCCCCCAGCGACTTCGCCAAGGAAGCGATCGAACGCGCCCTGCGCGGCGCGATCACCGAAGCCCTTTCGCGCCGGCTCGGCCGCGCGGTCTCGCTCGCGGTGAAGGTCGACAGCACCGAGCCCCACACTTCGATGCCTCCGCCGTCGCCGGGCCCTCGCTACGAACCGACGTCACCCAGCCGGGTGGAAAACGGGTCCGGCCCGGTGCCGGGTACTCCTCCGCTGCCCGAGGGTGACGGCATGCTGTCCCCGACCAGGCCCCGGCCCGAGCCCCCCAAGCCGAGGCCGCCGAGGCAGCAGCCGGTGGACAACAGCCTCAACGATGGCGATGACAGCGATGAAGAAGTCGACGAAGAGGGCGAGGCCCTCGCCGCCGTGACCGAGATCTGGCCGACGTTCTCCGGTCAGCCGATCGCGGGCCAGCCCTACACCGCGCCGGCGCAGCCGCAGACGTCGAAGACGAAGCTCAACGAGAAGTACACGTTCGACACCTTCGTCATCGGTGCGTCGAACCGCTTCGCGCACGCGGCCGCGGTCGCCGTCGCCGAAGCACCGGCACGCGCGTACAACCCGCTGTTCATCTGGGGGGAGTCCGGGCTCGGGAAGACCCACCTGCTGCACGCTGTCGGGCACTACGCCCAGCGGCTGTTCCCCGGGATGCGCGTGCGGTACGTGTCGACCGAAGAGTTCACCAACGACTTCATCAACTCGCTGCGGGACGACCGCAAGGTCGCGTTCCAGCGCCGCTACCGCGACATCGACATCCTGCTCGTCGACGACATCCAGTTCCTGGAAGGCAAGGAAGGTACGCAGGAAGAGTTCTTCCACACCTTCAACACCCTCCACAACGCGAACAAGCAGATCGTCGTCTCCTCCGACCGCCCGCCGAAGCGCCTCGAAACGCTGGAAGACCGGCTGCGCACGCGGTTCGAGTGGGGTCTCATCACCGACATCCAGCCGCCGGAACTCGAAACCCGTATCGCGATCCTTCGCAAGAAGGCGGCGCAGGACCGGCTCGCGGTTCCCGGCGAGGTCCTGGAGTTCATCGCCTCGCGCGTCGAGGCGAACATCCGGGAACTCGAAGGCGCGCTCATCCGCGTCACCGCCTTCGCGTCGCTGAACCAGCAGCCCGTCGACGTCGCGCTCGCCGAGATCGTGCTCCGGGACCTCATCCCGGATTCGCACGCACCGGAGATCACCGCGCCGACCATCATGGGCGTCACATCGGAGTTCTTCGACGTGACCCTCGACGACCTCTGCGGCCCCGGCAAGACGAAGGCGCTCGCGACCGCGCGCCAGATCGCGATGTACCTCTGCCGCGAACTGACCGACATGTCGCTGCCGAAGATCGGGCAGACCTTCGGCGGCCGCGACCACACGACCGTCATGCACGCGGACAAGAAGATCCGCAAGGAGATGGCCGAACGACGGCGCATCTACGACCAGGTCCAGGAACTCACCTCACGGATCAAGCAGCGCGCAAGGCAGTGA
- the rpmH gene encoding 50S ribosomal protein L34: MSKGKRTFQPNNRRRARVHGFRLRMRTRAGRAILAARRRKGRGALSA; encoded by the coding sequence GTGAGCAAGGGTAAGCGCACCTTCCAGCCGAACAACCGCCGCCGCGCCCGGGTCCACGGATTCCGGCTGCGCATGCGGACCCGCGCCGGCCGGGCCATCCTGGCGGCTCGTCGTCGCAAGGGCCGCGGCGCGCTGTCCGCCTGA
- the yidD gene encoding membrane protein insertion efficiency factor YidD, whose product MRATENDTTEEARPGPVAWVLLLPIKLYRKAISPFLPPACRFYPSCSAYAVEALTRHGAGRGTYLAVRRLLRCGPWTMPGRDPVPETFSWRHRRPETPIEE is encoded by the coding sequence ATGCGAGCCACCGAGAACGACACCACCGAAGAAGCCCGTCCCGGCCCGGTGGCATGGGTGCTGCTCCTGCCCATCAAGCTGTATCGCAAGGCGATCTCGCCCTTCCTTCCTCCGGCGTGCCGGTTCTACCCGAGCTGTAGCGCGTACGCCGTCGAGGCACTGACCCGGCATGGCGCCGGCCGCGGCACTTATCTCGCGGTCCGGCGTCTGCTGCGCTGTGGCCCGTGGACCATGCCCGGCCGCGATCCGGTACCCGAGACGTTCTCGTGGCGCCACCGCCGACCTGAAACACCGATCGAGGAGTAG
- the yidC gene encoding membrane protein insertase YidC, which yields MLDFIYYPVSFILWCWHKVFGLVFGEANAVSWILAIIFLTFTVRGIMFKPFVNQVRSMKKMQDFAPEMKKIQKKYANDRQRQAMEMQKLQKEHGVNPLGSCLPMLLQIPVFIGLNHVLRMFTINPYGGPKTENYFFDQAGVESYVHAKLFGTNLGDAIYTGVDMVSGGNAATGFHWGVAPVAIPLMIVASIATHLTARHSVQRQNPESATPQTAMMNKLTMYIFPLGVLIFGALFPVGLLFYWLANNGWTLMQQRLVYTKIDKEEEARKAAEKEKRSNLGPKPGQKPTAPRPGQKPVQQKKNKQSSGGQVKKAGSPHGFAQTGSSAAEKKDANDATAEPSTNGSKENGADVPGLISDSTKKSGRKRR from the coding sequence GTGCTCGACTTCATCTACTACCCCGTGTCCTTCATCTTGTGGTGTTGGCACAAGGTCTTCGGGCTCGTGTTCGGTGAGGCGAACGCGGTCTCCTGGATCCTCGCGATCATCTTCTTGACGTTCACGGTCCGCGGCATCATGTTCAAGCCGTTCGTGAACCAGGTCCGGTCGATGAAGAAAATGCAGGACTTCGCGCCGGAAATGAAGAAGATCCAGAAGAAGTACGCGAACGACCGGCAGCGCCAGGCGATGGAGATGCAGAAGCTCCAGAAGGAGCACGGCGTCAACCCGCTGGGCAGCTGCCTGCCGATGCTGCTTCAGATCCCGGTCTTCATCGGTCTGAACCACGTCCTGCGGATGTTCACCATCAACCCGTACGGCGGCCCGAAGACCGAGAACTACTTCTTCGACCAGGCCGGCGTCGAGTCCTACGTTCACGCGAAGCTGTTCGGCACCAACCTCGGTGACGCGATCTACACCGGCGTCGACATGGTCAGCGGCGGCAACGCGGCGACCGGCTTCCACTGGGGCGTCGCCCCGGTCGCGATCCCGCTGATGATCGTCGCCAGCATCGCCACGCACCTCACCGCGCGTCACTCGGTCCAGCGCCAGAACCCCGAGTCGGCCACCCCGCAGACCGCGATGATGAACAAGCTGACGATGTACATCTTCCCGCTCGGTGTCCTCATCTTCGGTGCGCTGTTCCCGGTCGGCCTTCTCTTCTACTGGCTCGCCAACAACGGCTGGACCCTGATGCAGCAGCGGCTCGTCTACACGAAGATCGACAAGGAAGAAGAGGCCCGCAAGGCCGCCGAGAAGGAGAAGCGCTCCAACCTCGGCCCGAAGCCCGGTCAGAAGCCGACCGCGCCGCGCCCCGGCCAGAAGCCGGTCCAGCAGAAGAAGAACAAGCAGTCCTCCGGTGGTCAGGTCAAGAAGGCGGGCTCCCCGCACGGCTTCGCCCAGACCGGTTCGTCCGCCGCGGAGAAGAAGGACGCCAACGACGCAACAGCCGAGCCGTCGACGAACGGCTCGAAGGAGAACGGTGCGGACGTGCCCGGTCTCATCTCGGACTCGACTAAGAAATCGGGCCGGAAGCGTCGCTGA
- the recF gene encoding DNA replication/repair protein RecF (All proteins in this family for which functions are known are DNA-binding proteins that assist the filamentation of RecA onto DNA for the initiation of recombination or recombinational repair.), translating into MYLRHLQVTDFRSWPQADLALEPGPTVLVGQNGRGKTNLLEAIGYIATLGSHRVATDAPLVRHGCERALIRVAVVNEDRELTVELEITPGKANRARVNRGAVGKPRDVLGILRTVLFSPEDLALVRGDPGERRRFMDELLVLRAPRYAGVRADYEKVLKQRNALLKTAGKRRTGREDPYALSTLDVWDDHLSVAGAALLAARLNLIADLAPYAASAYMGVAPDSRPAKIAYKSSLGEAMPEGYGTPDGPRADQAVLKEVLVEALKRSRNLELERGVSMVGPHRDELDLILGEAPAKGYASHGESWSFALALRLGSYELLRGEAGEPVLLLDDVFAELDRRRRARLAEVAAGAEQVLVTAAVDEDVPAELAGHRFLVADGEINRG; encoded by the coding sequence TTGTACTTAAGACATCTGCAGGTCACCGACTTCCGGTCCTGGCCACAAGCCGATCTCGCGCTCGAACCCGGCCCGACCGTCCTCGTCGGACAGAACGGCCGCGGCAAGACGAACCTCCTCGAGGCGATCGGCTACATCGCGACCCTGGGCTCGCACCGCGTCGCGACCGACGCGCCGTTGGTGCGGCACGGCTGCGAACGCGCGCTGATCAGGGTCGCGGTGGTCAACGAGGACCGCGAGCTGACGGTCGAGCTGGAGATCACGCCCGGCAAGGCGAACCGCGCGCGGGTCAACCGCGGCGCGGTCGGCAAGCCCCGTGACGTGCTCGGGATCCTGCGCACGGTGCTGTTCTCCCCGGAGGACCTGGCACTCGTGCGCGGGGATCCCGGGGAACGCCGTCGTTTCATGGACGAACTCCTCGTGCTGCGCGCTCCCCGGTACGCCGGGGTCCGCGCCGACTACGAGAAGGTGCTGAAACAGCGGAACGCGCTGCTCAAGACGGCGGGCAAGCGGCGTACGGGGCGCGAAGACCCGTACGCGTTGTCGACGCTCGATGTCTGGGACGACCACTTGTCGGTGGCAGGAGCCGCGTTGCTGGCGGCCCGGCTCAACCTGATCGCCGACCTCGCGCCGTACGCGGCCTCCGCGTACATGGGGGTCGCGCCCGATTCGAGACCGGCGAAGATCGCGTACAAGTCGAGCCTGGGCGAAGCGATGCCGGAGGGCTACGGCACTCCGGACGGTCCTCGCGCCGACCAAGCTGTCCTCAAAGAAGTGCTGGTCGAGGCACTGAAACGGTCGCGGAACCTGGAGCTGGAACGCGGGGTGAGCATGGTCGGCCCGCACCGGGACGAGCTCGATCTCATCCTCGGCGAAGCGCCGGCGAAGGGCTACGCGAGCCATGGGGAGTCCTGGTCGTTCGCCCTCGCGTTGCGTCTGGGAAGCTACGAGCTCCTGCGTGGCGAGGCCGGGGAACCGGTGCTTCTGCTGGATGATGTGTTCGCCGAGCTGGACCGGCGTCGCCGGGCCCGGCTGGCGGAGGTGGCGGCAGGCGCCGAGCAGGTGCTGGTGACCGCCGCCGTGGACGAGGACGTGCCCGCCGAACTGGCCGGACACCGCTTCCTCGTGGCGGATGGTGAGATCAACCGAGGGTGA
- the rnpA gene encoding ribonuclease P protein component has translation MLPAAARLRRSEDFRAVMRRGAKAGRRRLVVHALTTDPPDAAEAARAGFVVSKAVGNSVVRHRVTRRLRHLVSARIGTLPPGSSLVIRALPPAADASSAELGSDLDASLRRLGLSRQTRPPDHGSAV, from the coding sequence GTGCTGCCGGCCGCCGCGAGATTGCGGCGCAGTGAGGACTTCCGTGCCGTGATGCGGCGTGGGGCCAAGGCAGGCAGGCGCCGCCTCGTCGTCCATGCGTTGACCACGGACCCGCCCGATGCCGCCGAAGCGGCGCGGGCGGGTTTTGTGGTGAGCAAGGCCGTGGGCAATTCGGTGGTCCGCCACCGGGTCACCCGCCGATTGAGGCATCTCGTTTCCGCCAGGATCGGAACACTGCCGCCGGGCAGCTCGTTGGTGATACGGGCACTACCTCCGGCCGCGGACGCGTCCAGCGCGGAACTCGGCTCGGACCTCGACGCGTCGTTGCGGCGTCTCGGGCTGTCCCGCCAGACGCGACCCCCCGACCACGGATCAGCGGTGTAA
- a CDS encoding DciA family protein → MDAAKAKAKARGVEPGVRRGRINGGGAASAGQSPRRRRWSGPGADARDPQPLGRLASRIAVDRGWNTRLANGQVFGHWARLVGEEVAEHAQPVALKDGELTVRASSTAWATQLRLLQGQLLAKIAKGVGNGVVKKMRIQGPTAPSWRKGPRHVPGRGPRDTYG, encoded by the coding sequence CTGGACGCCGCGAAGGCCAAAGCGAAGGCCCGCGGCGTTGAACCGGGCGTGCGCCGTGGCCGTATCAACGGTGGGGGAGCCGCTTCGGCAGGCCAAAGCCCGCGACGTCGTCGCTGGTCAGGGCCGGGTGCCGACGCGCGCGATCCGCAACCGCTCGGCAGGCTCGCCTCCCGGATCGCCGTCGACCGCGGCTGGAACACGCGGCTGGCGAACGGTCAGGTCTTCGGCCACTGGGCACGCCTGGTGGGTGAAGAGGTCGCCGAACACGCTCAGCCGGTGGCCTTGAAGGACGGCGAGCTGACCGTGCGCGCGAGTTCGACAGCGTGGGCGACGCAGCTTCGCCTGCTTCAAGGACAGCTGCTGGCGAAGATCGCCAAAGGCGTCGGAAACGGCGTGGTGAAGAAGATGCGGATCCAGGGGCCGACGGCGCCGAGCTGGCGGAAAGGGCCGCGGCACGTCCCGGGGCGCGGCCCGCGTGACACGTACGGCTGA
- the dnaN gene encoding DNA polymerase III subunit beta — protein sequence MKIRVERDGLADAVAWVARSLPSRPPVPVLGGVLLDAGSDGTSDALTVSGFDYEVSATVGVPATIADGGRLLVSGRLLADITKSLPAQPVEISVDGARATITCGSARFSLPTMPVEDYPQLPSQPAFAGELTGDAFGQAVTQVVVAAGKDDTLPMLTGMRLEISGSSLTLVATDRFRLAMREFTWEPAEGLSDAAVLVPARTLAEAAKTLGASGAKIRLALASGEGLLGLSGSGRYTTTRLLDAEFPPYRQLLPAQHTSRAVIEVSALAESIKRVSLVAERGTQVRLEFNDGSLRLSAGGDDEGSAEEELQVDYEGEPVTIAFNPGYLVDGLGALNANRAELTFTTPNRPALIKPADEEGNVVPGYLYLLMPVRLPG from the coding sequence ATGAAGATCCGCGTCGAGCGTGACGGGCTGGCCGACGCCGTCGCGTGGGTGGCGAGAAGCCTCCCGTCGCGGCCTCCGGTCCCGGTTCTGGGCGGTGTCCTGCTCGATGCGGGATCCGACGGGACGAGTGACGCCCTCACCGTCTCCGGATTCGACTACGAGGTCTCCGCCACGGTCGGTGTCCCGGCCACCATCGCCGACGGCGGCCGCCTCCTGGTCTCCGGCCGTCTGCTGGCCGACATCACCAAGTCACTGCCCGCGCAGCCGGTCGAGATCTCCGTCGACGGCGCCCGCGCGACCATCACCTGCGGTTCCGCGCGCTTCTCCTTGCCGACCATGCCGGTCGAGGACTACCCGCAGCTCCCGTCCCAGCCCGCCTTCGCCGGTGAACTCACCGGTGACGCGTTCGGCCAGGCCGTCACCCAGGTCGTCGTCGCCGCGGGCAAGGACGACACCCTCCCGATGCTGACCGGGATGCGGCTGGAGATCTCCGGCTCCTCGCTGACCCTGGTCGCCACCGACCGCTTCCGCCTCGCGATGCGCGAGTTCACCTGGGAGCCGGCCGAGGGCCTGTCCGACGCCGCGGTGCTCGTCCCGGCGCGCACGCTCGCCGAGGCCGCGAAGACGCTCGGCGCCAGCGGTGCCAAGATCCGGCTCGCGCTCGCCAGCGGCGAAGGGCTCCTCGGTCTCTCCGGTTCCGGTCGCTACACCACGACCCGCCTCCTCGACGCGGAGTTCCCGCCGTACCGGCAGCTGCTGCCGGCGCAGCACACGTCGCGCGCGGTCATCGAGGTCTCCGCGCTCGCCGAGTCCATCAAGCGTGTTTCGCTGGTCGCCGAGCGTGGCACCCAGGTGCGGCTGGAGTTCAACGACGGTTCGCTGCGGCTCTCCGCCGGCGGCGACGACGAGGGCTCGGCCGAAGAAGAGCTTCAGGTCGACTACGAGGGCGAGCCGGTGACCATCGCGTTCAACCCGGGTTACCTCGTCGACGGGCTCGGCGCGCTGAACGCGAACCGGGCGGAACTGACGTTCACCACCCCGAACCGGCCGGCGCTGATCAAGCCCGCCGACGAGGAGGGCAACGTCGTCCCCGGCTACCTGTACCTCCTGATGCCGGTCCGCCTCCCGGGCTGA